In Pedobacter sp. W3I1, one DNA window encodes the following:
- a CDS encoding contractile injection system tape measure protein translates to MNKHLIQSQKMLLTVDCQQDWEKVQAEISHFCKTRLPEIFNTIFDEFALNNTIRIDKLDIDLGSLSLDKLIQNIEEQIVVQIYGYFRNHNFNKLHAGTVLDKALDVFLENLKFHQETLLKHKSGLSGNSRAVVNDYESLAFYCQTGLKPWWMPAEIVFKPAKILLKLFNTERNLFYQFIVALKHNFSSYNRLMQLISKQLFFYHYLQFKTDIILLKYFEPNIKPDLFNVILEHWLEGLKQDEHIQNTDDFGLWLFSLVQHNPSLKVALVDCIELSIVTVQLKKEKLVLQRFNKLLAAIISSKAVPRPKLIAAYETKKMVQLKQSKVQDDTSILIENAGLIILYPYFKNLFNVLHLLNGNQFIDEMCRHKAIVYLHYLVYNEMPEDESRLIFNKILCGADPEAVIELNEITFTEEELKQSAELKATVIQHWTKLGSTSIEGLTQTFLIRNGSLIFRDNNYNLHVERKGFDVLLDTLPWSLSIIRLPWNNYLINLNW, encoded by the coding sequence ATGAACAAACACCTCATCCAATCGCAAAAAATGTTGCTCACTGTTGATTGTCAACAGGACTGGGAAAAGGTGCAGGCAGAAATCAGCCATTTTTGTAAAACCAGGTTGCCAGAAATCTTCAATACCATTTTCGATGAATTTGCCTTAAATAATACCATTCGCATCGATAAATTGGATATCGACTTGGGTAGTTTATCTTTAGATAAGTTGATTCAAAATATTGAAGAACAAATTGTTGTTCAGATATATGGCTATTTTAGAAATCATAATTTCAATAAACTACATGCTGGTACTGTTTTGGATAAAGCGCTGGATGTGTTTCTCGAAAATCTGAAATTTCATCAAGAAACACTTTTAAAACACAAATCAGGTTTATCAGGCAATAGTAGAGCTGTTGTTAATGATTATGAATCGCTGGCCTTTTATTGCCAAACTGGTTTAAAGCCTTGGTGGATGCCTGCTGAAATTGTTTTTAAACCTGCTAAAATTTTATTAAAGCTTTTTAACACCGAGCGAAATCTTTTTTACCAATTTATTGTAGCATTAAAGCACAATTTCAGTAGTTATAACAGATTAATGCAGCTCATTAGCAAGCAGTTGTTTTTTTATCATTACCTTCAATTTAAAACTGATATTATTCTTTTAAAATATTTTGAACCAAATATTAAGCCTGATTTATTTAATGTTATACTTGAACATTGGCTTGAAGGTTTAAAACAGGATGAGCACATACAAAATACAGATGATTTTGGACTTTGGCTTTTCTCGCTCGTGCAGCATAATCCATCGTTAAAAGTGGCTTTAGTTGATTGCATTGAGTTAAGTATTGTTACCGTTCAGCTCAAAAAAGAAAAATTGGTGCTTCAACGTTTTAACAAATTACTAGCAGCAATTATAAGTAGTAAAGCAGTGCCCCGGCCCAAATTAATTGCAGCGTACGAGACAAAGAAAATGGTCCAGTTAAAACAAAGTAAAGTGCAGGATGATACATCTATTCTGATTGAAAATGCAGGCCTGATTATTTTGTATCCATATTTTAAAAACTTATTTAATGTTTTGCATTTACTAAACGGTAATCAGTTTATTGATGAAATGTGCAGGCATAAGGCAATAGTGTATTTGCATTATTTAGTTTATAACGAAATGCCTGAAGATGAAAGCAGGTTAATTTTTAATAAGATATTATGCGGCGCAGACCCTGAAGCTGTAATCGAGCTCAATGAGATCACCTTTACCGAAGAAGAATTAAAGCAGAGTGCAGAATTAAAAGCAACAGTGATCCAGCATTGGACAAAATTAGGCTCCACTTCGATAGAAGGTTTGACACAAACATTTTTAATACGGAATGGAAGTTTAATTTTTCGCGATAACAATTATAATTTACATGTAGAAAGAAAAGGATTTGACGTTTTGTTAGACACTTTACCCTGGTCATTATCCATAATACGCTTGCCATGGAACAATTATTTGATAAATCTGAACTGGTAA
- a CDS encoding ATP-binding protein: protein MEQLFDKSELVNTTLLQGNADALLAELNWFEKVLQLRSAINAGSVAAGSSIFNVQAPDLSGFDSTYARFLTQHQLKFADRFLLFLAMVSQIKPQCLDIFLVTNPQTGQIFTEFGGKKGNVFSGFLPTAETFLFLLASDNLMLRFDLLKLFDAKNPLFALNVLEYEPLPPGEPISSIPLHINKNWFEEFTTGERSKPRFSADFPAHLIETNMEYSDLVLPEHTIEHLELLNSWLTHNGTMMNDLGLKHKLKPGFRTLFYGQAGTGKSLAAAVLGKKHHLPVYRIDLSRVVSKYIGETGKNLAKVFDAAENQGWILFFDEADALFGKRTNVSDARDKYANQETSYLLQRIEDHNGLVILASNFKQNIDQAFLRRFQSVIEFPMPQLSQRVMLWEQGFSPFTKLEEKVNLNEIAQKFELTGGVIINVVQYATMQMLKDGGKEIRQKDIIEGIKRELKKSGRTL from the coding sequence ATGGAACAATTATTTGATAAATCTGAACTGGTAAACACCACGCTATTGCAGGGAAATGCTGATGCACTTTTGGCCGAGTTAAACTGGTTCGAAAAAGTGTTGCAATTGCGCAGTGCAATAAATGCGGGTAGTGTAGCTGCAGGTAGCAGTATTTTTAATGTACAGGCACCAGATTTAAGTGGCTTTGATTCTACTTATGCCAGGTTTTTAACCCAGCACCAACTTAAGTTTGCTGATCGGTTTTTACTCTTTTTGGCAATGGTGAGTCAGATAAAACCCCAATGTTTAGATATATTTTTGGTTACTAACCCGCAAACAGGACAGATATTTACCGAATTTGGAGGTAAAAAAGGAAATGTATTCAGTGGCTTTTTACCTACGGCAGAAACATTCTTATTTTTGCTGGCATCTGATAATTTAATGTTGCGCTTTGATTTACTAAAGCTTTTTGATGCCAAAAATCCATTATTCGCCTTAAATGTTTTAGAGTACGAACCACTTCCGCCAGGCGAACCCATTTCGAGTATCCCTTTACATATTAATAAAAATTGGTTCGAAGAGTTTACCACTGGCGAAAGGAGTAAACCCCGCTTTTCAGCCGATTTTCCAGCTCATTTGATCGAAACCAATATGGAATATAGTGATTTGGTTTTGCCTGAGCATACAATTGAACATTTAGAATTATTAAACTCCTGGTTAACGCATAACGGTACCATGATGAATGATCTGGGTTTGAAACATAAATTAAAGCCAGGTTTTAGAACACTTTTTTACGGACAGGCTGGAACAGGAAAATCCTTAGCCGCCGCCGTTTTGGGTAAAAAACATCATTTACCCGTATACCGTATCGATTTAAGTAGAGTAGTTAGTAAATACATTGGTGAAACGGGCAAAAATTTGGCAAAGGTTTTTGATGCTGCCGAAAATCAGGGATGGATACTGTTTTTTGATGAAGCAGATGCCCTTTTTGGAAAACGTACAAATGTAAGTGATGCCAGAGATAAGTATGCCAATCAGGAAACAAGCTATTTGTTGCAACGGATTGAAGATCATAATGGTTTGGTAATATTGGCCAGTAATTTCAAGCAGAATATTGATCAGGCATTTTTACGCCGCTTTCAATCTGTTATCGAATTTCCCATGCCTCAGCTGAGTCAGCGTGTTATGCTTTGGGAGCAGGGTTTTTCTCCATTTACCAAGCTGGAGGAAAAGGTAAATTTAAATGAGATTGCCCAAAAATTCGAGCTTACAGGCGGCGTAATCATTAATGTGGTGCAATATGCAACCATGCAGATGCTTAAAGATGGAGGCAAAGAAATCAGGCAAAAAGATATTATTGAAGGTATTAAACGTGAATTAAAAAAATCAGGACGAACATTGTAG
- the pbpC gene encoding penicillin-binding protein 1C, translated as MNKIPKAFLISDLVCFALLLAFLFSLPSKLFKTPTSFVIEASNGNLLSAAIASDGQWRFPVADSVPVKFKYCIIAFEDKRFYTHFGIDFLAMSRAMRQNWKTKSVVSGGSTLTMQVIRLSRKQDRTVWQKLLEVILALRLEIKYSKEEIIGLYAANAPFGSNVVGLEAASWRYYGRNAKTLSWGEMATLAVLPNSPSLVHPGKNSTRLIKKRNDLLDKLAKLKYIDQTTANLSKLEPVPGKPMPLPQNAPHLLNRFKAERASLEISSTRITSTLDENIQLKVNAILKRYNNRYRSNDINNISALVLDAKTGRVVSYVGNIYQPENAELQSHVDMIKAPRSPGSTLKPLLYASMMNDGFILPHTLIPDIPTQIAGYSPQNYDLGYDGAIAADKALSRSLNIPAVKMLQQYKYERFYDKLKKLGIGTLNQPADHYGLSLILGGSEVTMWDLANTYMGMVRTLNHFNTYKGLYNPEDYKPASYFNNDIKDEKNYQRTSFLDHGSIWATFNAMEEVMRPGDEGLWEQFSSSQRVAWKTGTSFGFRDAWAVGLTPNYVVCVWVGNADGEGRPGLVGIEAAAPVLFDIFRLLPNGKWFETPTTKLKKIRICKQSGYKVGEYCTNVAEELVPVSGEKTAVCPFHKLVHLDGTGTFRVTDQCESITHMQHKNWFILPPAMEYYYKIKNSDYKSLPPFKDGCDLSGGNSVMEVIYPKNNAIVYIPLELDGSRGKIVINAAHRNPSSKIYWHIDNEYLATTTNFHQLAISPPPGKHTLTLVDENGERLVQVFTILDKEKNNK; from the coding sequence ATGAACAAAATCCCAAAAGCTTTCCTCATTTCCGATCTCGTGTGTTTTGCCCTGCTTTTGGCTTTTCTCTTTTCGCTGCCCTCAAAATTGTTTAAAACGCCTACTTCCTTTGTAATTGAAGCCAGCAATGGTAATTTATTAAGCGCAGCAATTGCCAGCGATGGACAATGGCGGTTCCCTGTTGCAGATAGTGTACCCGTAAAATTTAAGTATTGCATTATTGCTTTCGAGGATAAGCGGTTCTATACTCATTTCGGTATCGATTTTTTGGCCATGAGCAGGGCCATGCGCCAGAATTGGAAAACCAAAAGTGTGGTAAGCGGTGGGAGCACATTAACCATGCAGGTAATCCGTTTATCGCGAAAACAAGACCGAACGGTTTGGCAAAAATTATTGGAAGTGATTTTAGCTTTACGCTTAGAAATAAAATATTCAAAAGAGGAAATTATTGGTCTATATGCTGCTAATGCACCATTCGGAAGTAATGTTGTGGGTTTAGAAGCAGCGAGCTGGCGCTATTATGGTCGCAACGCCAAAACTCTTTCATGGGGTGAAATGGCCACACTGGCTGTATTGCCTAATAGTCCTTCTTTGGTTCATCCCGGCAAAAACTCCACCCGACTGATCAAAAAGAGAAATGATTTATTAGATAAACTTGCTAAATTAAAATACATCGATCAGACAACTGCTAATTTATCCAAGCTAGAACCTGTTCCAGGCAAGCCTATGCCCTTGCCTCAAAATGCGCCACATCTATTGAACCGCTTTAAGGCAGAAAGAGCTAGCCTTGAGATCAGCTCAACCAGAATTACTTCTACTTTGGATGAAAACATCCAGCTAAAAGTAAATGCTATATTAAAGCGCTACAATAACCGCTACCGGTCAAACGACATCAACAATATATCAGCATTGGTACTCGATGCCAAAACAGGCCGGGTGGTAAGTTACGTAGGCAATATTTATCAACCCGAAAATGCCGAACTGCAAAGCCATGTCGATATGATTAAAGCACCCCGCAGTCCTGGCAGCACCTTAAAACCGTTGCTTTATGCGAGTATGATGAATGATGGTTTCATATTGCCTCACACCTTAATTCCCGATATCCCGACCCAAATAGCAGGCTATTCGCCACAAAATTACGATCTGGGCTATGACGGTGCCATTGCTGCTGATAAAGCGCTTAGCCGGTCGTTAAACATCCCTGCGGTGAAAATGTTGCAGCAATATAAATACGAACGTTTTTATGATAAACTAAAAAAACTTGGAATAGGAACATTGAACCAACCAGCAGATCATTATGGTTTATCGTTAATTTTAGGCGGTAGTGAAGTTACTATGTGGGACCTGGCTAACACTTACATGGGCATGGTGCGCACATTGAACCATTTCAATACTTATAAAGGTTTGTATAACCCTGAAGATTATAAACCTGCAAGCTATTTCAATAACGACATTAAAGATGAAAAAAATTATCAGCGCACCTCCTTTTTAGACCACGGCTCAATTTGGGCTACATTTAATGCAATGGAAGAGGTAATGCGGCCGGGTGATGAAGGTTTATGGGAACAATTTTCTTCATCGCAAAGAGTAGCATGGAAAACGGGGACAAGTTTTGGTTTTCGCGATGCCTGGGCCGTTGGCCTAACACCAAATTATGTGGTTTGTGTTTGGGTAGGCAATGCCGATGGCGAAGGAAGACCTGGATTAGTAGGGATTGAAGCTGCTGCTCCAGTGCTATTTGATATTTTTAGGCTATTGCCCAATGGAAAATGGTTCGAAACACCCACAACCAAGCTAAAAAAAATCAGGATATGTAAACAAAGTGGTTATAAAGTTGGAGAGTACTGTACTAATGTTGCAGAAGAATTAGTACCTGTATCAGGAGAGAAAACGGCCGTTTGCCCTTTCCACAAATTGGTTCATTTAGACGGAACAGGTACTTTTAGGGTCACCGACCAATGTGAAAGTATAACCCATATGCAGCACAAAAACTGGTTTATTTTACCACCAGCAATGGAATATTATTACAAGATAAAAAATAGCGACTATAAATCCCTCCCTCCTTTTAAAGATGGCTGTGACCTCTCGGGTGGAAATAGCGTAATGGAGGTAATTTATCCGAAAAATAATGCGATAGTTTACATTCCCTTAGAACTGGATGGATCAAGAGGTAAAATTGTAATTAACGCAGCACATAGAAATCCGAGTTCAAAAATATACTGGCATATTGATAACGAATATTTAGCAACAACAACGAACTTTCATCAATTGGCCATTAGTCCGCCGCCGGGTAAACATACCTTAACCTTAGTTGATGAAAATGGAGAAAGGTTGGTACAGGTTTTTACAATTTTGGACAAAGAAAAAAACAATAAATAA
- a CDS encoding DUF4157 domain-containing protein, translated as MSTALAYGNSKAKSVTHSRPGTGCVQAKLKVGAVNDPQEKEADQVAERVMRMPSNTGFAMSGVGKATSGMSVQRKCSSCEQEKKVSRKERAVMRTLARPSIQRKCASCENEKKISRKEKPKAIAPPKLQRKCASCEHEEKALRKEQEIDEPKLQRKCASCENEEKLSRKAEELKEIDQPTVLQAKSESASAAGGNAPSSVQSGVAATRGGGTTLPGHVSRDLGGKMGGDFSGVRIHDTSHAAKMNDSINARAFTVGNNIYFNKGEYNPNSQNGKFLLAHELTHTMQQGASPEIQRYSWDEFTGDVAGGVDAVGEGLSDAAGAVGDAASAVGGAVSDAAGAVYDAGVDAVDWLATQAGQAAQALADAFGVDVRITTSGLEIDIPGGCPLDAHSQQFTLDAMEKELMIPIFAVPIAPDVLISGEIGITGSITPEVQVQIGPICFDPTHILINPLTSNYSISGGISITSALSLGAELRGGIKGELSLSGIIPVGPVPVPVSIPLLSAEGGPAVFARAIGMQTTHIGGSLSYGGGTITASPDVDLDMGIAADLFAGAYAQLSVLGFNLCRIYWQPYEWHGDAAASLGLSGSISGVPGVGVTGVSVATPTVTGIPFDNIGLAIDRSQGFTDDCPLISGLCGILRALNYLPSQNGGSWDWSATGAPGSGSYGPGPPLDGPLEAYEREPLLASGSECRGACGPNCNTCQHEAIHYEIDPATGILWEYTKFENCHTHDGCREHDAGFDWAADVKGETGAWAMILPWHMAANIECACNNLAGNCPAWAFGLPPYDPRSMYFAKTAVAIGSATPITPHVPPGGGGPNNEVGPDFYHYSIAPPSGDFAAGGERWTDYKTDCRAEAQAATGVPDDLQYISTLPDAVANTYIDKSNSALRPRMSVVHGIIYPYYHYRNHTVIPAGMYTTVALTVFSPNCESPLGFNDDTWYDRTEPFDDVNNQHHLIFIRGTEGNRIEMMASEPITIEKFLQDIINTTSDTDPKHVQAVAAQNLYRTGVAPNLQKLNTIKVDDNTGRAIDPSKQADLEKYASDFWTNSIALTTILRSLIGRENLSDARDRYALEGLAGTYGSVPIPKGDQMTGDHQPQAAALIYSAAQPYFPPSNPIKDILDGSHAPSAYVINLHKYRHEAGRTFGHKSNPILKAFTAAVDAIRHDKTKTPKEKRSDNVDLLKKELGADVQAMRGVISQAETHDNWKDLGEVGFTGTDKTDLYNELKTRISQGEQAMLAQNLDRYKK; from the coding sequence ATGAGCACCGCATTGGCATATGGTAATTCAAAAGCTAAGTCTGTTACGCATAGCAGGCCTGGAACGGGTTGTGTTCAGGCTAAACTAAAAGTAGGCGCCGTAAACGATCCGCAAGAGAAAGAGGCCGACCAAGTAGCCGAACGGGTGATGCGAATGCCATCTAATACAGGTTTTGCGATGTCGGGTGTTGGTAAGGCCACCTCTGGAATGAGTGTGCAGCGTAAATGTTCAAGCTGCGAACAGGAGAAAAAAGTATCGCGTAAAGAAAGAGCAGTAATGAGAACTCTTGCCAGGCCTTCAATACAACGCAAGTGTGCCAGTTGCGAAAATGAAAAGAAAATATCGAGAAAGGAAAAGCCTAAAGCAATAGCGCCACCTAAGTTGCAACGTAAATGTGCCAGTTGTGAACATGAAGAGAAAGCATTGCGTAAAGAACAAGAGATTGATGAACCTAAATTGCAGCGTAAATGCGCCAGTTGTGAAAATGAAGAAAAACTATCCCGAAAAGCTGAAGAACTAAAAGAAATAGATCAGCCGACGGTATTGCAGGCCAAATCAGAATCAGCATCCGCTGCTGGAGGTAATGCGCCATCGAGTGTACAATCTGGTGTTGCTGCTACAAGGGGCGGTGGAACTACTTTACCTGGGCATGTCAGTCGCGATTTGGGCGGTAAGATGGGCGGCGATTTTTCGGGAGTAAGGATTCATGATACTTCGCACGCAGCTAAAATGAACGATAGCATTAATGCCAGGGCATTTACGGTTGGCAATAATATTTATTTCAATAAAGGAGAGTATAACCCAAACTCGCAGAACGGAAAGTTTTTGCTGGCACATGAGTTAACCCACACCATGCAGCAAGGAGCATCACCAGAAATACAGAGATATAGCTGGGATGAATTTACAGGAGATGTGGCGGGTGGTGTTGATGCCGTTGGTGAAGGATTGAGCGATGCAGCTGGTGCCGTTGGAGATGCTGCAAGTGCTGTGGGTGGAGCTGTATCTGATGCGGCTGGTGCAGTTTACGATGCGGGTGTAGATGCAGTAGATTGGCTCGCAACCCAAGCGGGACAAGCCGCTCAGGCATTAGCCGATGCTTTTGGTGTAGATGTAAGAATAACCACCAGCGGTTTGGAAATTGATATTCCTGGTGGTTGTCCATTGGATGCCCATAGTCAGCAGTTTACGCTGGATGCTATGGAAAAGGAGTTAATGATCCCGATTTTTGCTGTGCCAATAGCCCCCGATGTATTAATTTCAGGCGAAATCGGTATTACGGGGAGTATTACACCGGAAGTTCAGGTACAGATAGGGCCAATTTGTTTTGATCCGACACATATTTTAATCAATCCTTTAACCAGTAACTACAGCATCAGCGGTGGTATTAGCATTACCAGTGCTTTATCATTAGGTGCAGAGTTACGTGGAGGAATAAAAGGTGAACTTAGTTTAAGTGGCATTATACCTGTTGGACCAGTACCTGTGCCGGTAAGTATTCCGCTCTTAAGTGCCGAAGGTGGCCCAGCTGTATTTGCCAGGGCTATTGGCATGCAAACCACACATATTGGTGGCTCATTATCGTATGGCGGTGGTACCATTACTGCCAGTCCTGACGTTGACTTGGACATGGGAATTGCTGCCGATCTATTTGCTGGAGCTTATGCTCAGCTAAGCGTGCTTGGTTTTAATCTCTGCCGGATTTATTGGCAACCGTACGAATGGCATGGTGATGCAGCAGCGTCACTTGGTTTATCGGGCAGCATTAGTGGTGTACCTGGTGTTGGTGTTACGGGTGTAAGTGTAGCAACACCTACTGTAACAGGTATTCCTTTCGATAATATAGGATTGGCTATTGATCGAAGTCAAGGTTTTACAGATGACTGTCCATTAATTTCTGGACTATGCGGTATTTTAAGAGCCCTCAATTACCTGCCATCACAAAATGGAGGTAGCTGGGATTGGAGCGCGACAGGTGCTCCTGGAAGTGGCTCATATGGTCCAGGTCCTCCGTTAGACGGACCTTTAGAAGCTTATGAAAGAGAACCACTTCTGGCCAGCGGATCAGAATGTAGAGGCGCTTGCGGACCTAATTGCAATACATGCCAACATGAGGCCATACATTATGAAATTGATCCTGCTACTGGTATATTGTGGGAATATACTAAGTTCGAAAATTGCCACACCCATGATGGCTGTAGAGAACATGATGCAGGATTTGATTGGGCAGCTGATGTTAAGGGCGAAACTGGTGCCTGGGCGATGATTTTACCTTGGCATATGGCAGCAAATATAGAATGTGCGTGCAATAACCTGGCGGGAAATTGCCCAGCTTGGGCTTTTGGCTTACCGCCTTACGATCCTCGCTCAATGTATTTTGCAAAAACAGCCGTAGCTATTGGTTCTGCAACACCAATAACACCGCATGTTCCACCAGGTGGTGGCGGGCCAAATAATGAAGTTGGACCAGATTTTTATCATTATAGCATTGCGCCACCATCGGGAGATTTTGCTGCAGGTGGAGAAAGATGGACAGACTATAAGACAGATTGTAGGGCAGAAGCCCAAGCTGCAACAGGTGTTCCTGATGATTTACAATATATTTCTACCCTACCAGATGCCGTGGCAAACACCTATATCGATAAAAGCAATTCTGCATTAAGACCAAGAATGTCGGTAGTTCATGGCATCATATATCCTTATTATCACTATCGAAACCATACAGTAATTCCGGCAGGCATGTACACAACGGTCGCTTTAACCGTATTTTCTCCAAACTGCGAATCACCATTAGGATTTAACGATGATACCTGGTACGATAGAACTGAGCCTTTTGATGATGTAAATAACCAGCACCATTTAATTTTTATAAGAGGTACCGAAGGGAATCGGATAGAAATGATGGCCAGTGAGCCAATTACTATCGAGAAATTTTTACAGGATATTATTAATACAACTTCTGATACAGATCCAAAACATGTTCAGGCTGTTGCCGCGCAAAATTTATATCGCACAGGCGTAGCACCAAATCTGCAAAAATTAAATACCATTAAAGTTGATGACAATACCGGTAGAGCAATAGATCCAAGTAAACAAGCAGATTTAGAAAAATATGCCAGTGATTTTTGGACAAATTCTATCGCTTTAACTACTATTTTAAGGTCGTTAATAGGAAGAGAAAATTTATCAGATGCCAGAGATCGTTATGCCTTAGAAGGTTTGGCTGGTACCTATGGAAGTGTACCAATACCAAAAGGAGATCAAATGACGGGCGATCACCAACCTCAGGCGGCCGCACTCATTTATTCGGCGGCTCAACCTTATTTCCCGCCAAGCAATCCGATAAAAGATATTTTGGATGGCAGCCATGCGCCTTCGGCTTATGTAATTAATCTGCACAAATACAGGCACGAAGCAGGTAGAACTTTTGGACATAAAAGTAATCCGATTTTAAAGGCCTTCACGGCTGCGGTTGATGCCATCAGGCATGATAAAACTAAAACGCCTAAAGAAAAAAGGTCGGATAATGTAGATCTATTGAAAAAAGAATTGGGTGCAGATGTTCAGGCGATGAGGGGAGTTATTAGTCAGGCAGAAACACACGACAACTGGAAAGATTTAGGAGAAGTGGGCTTTACGGGTACCGATAAAACCGATTTATACAATGAATTAAAAACGCGTATTTCACAAGGAGAACAAGCCATGTTAGCGCAAAATTTAGATCGATATAAAAAATAA
- a CDS encoding SH3 domain-containing protein, protein MTSKFGFTKMDISEFETWISNLRVARTILHIQEHHTWSPSYINFKGNNHFDLQQGMKSYHVSHNGWMDIGQHFTTFPDGTILTGRSLESTPACILGFNTNAICIENLGDFDTGKDSMTAEHKNTIVRITAALCKKFGIAVNSNKVVYHHWFNLTTGVRNNGTGNNKSCPGTNFFGGNKVENCNQNFLPLVSAALNGAAPQPAQNIIKYAAVTADSLNIREDANAQSKKVTGAEPATLGAILRVYEEKNGWYKISASQQNWVNGSFTKDVTRATVNATTLNVRSGPGTNFPKVSALTKNQEVFIVEESNGWCKISSDNKWVKKEFLN, encoded by the coding sequence ATGACTAGTAAATTCGGTTTTACCAAAATGGATATTAGTGAATTTGAAACGTGGATTTCAAATTTAAGAGTGGCCCGAACCATCTTACACATTCAGGAACATCATACCTGGAGTCCCAGTTACATCAATTTTAAGGGTAATAACCATTTTGATTTACAACAAGGAATGAAAAGTTACCATGTTAGTCATAATGGCTGGATGGATATCGGTCAACATTTTACTACTTTTCCTGATGGTACAATTTTAACGGGTAGAAGCCTTGAAAGTACGCCCGCCTGTATTTTGGGCTTTAATACGAATGCCATTTGTATTGAAAATCTTGGTGATTTCGATACAGGAAAAGATTCAATGACTGCTGAACACAAAAATACGATCGTAAGGATAACGGCAGCTTTGTGTAAAAAATTCGGTATCGCTGTTAACAGCAATAAGGTGGTATATCACCATTGGTTTAATTTAACCACCGGGGTAAGAAACAATGGAACGGGCAATAATAAAAGCTGTCCGGGTACTAATTTTTTTGGCGGTAACAAAGTTGAAAACTGCAATCAAAATTTCTTGCCACTGGTAAGTGCGGCTTTAAATGGAGCCGCTCCACAACCCGCACAGAATATTATAAAATATGCAGCTGTTACGGCAGATAGCTTAAACATTAGAGAAGATGCAAATGCCCAAAGTAAAAAAGTTACCGGAGCTGAGCCAGCAACCTTAGGAGCTATTCTCCGGGTATATGAAGAGAAAAACGGCTGGTATAAAATATCAGCATCGCAACAAAACTGGGTAAATGGAAGTTTCACCAAAGATGTAACCAGGGCAACTGTAAATGCCACTACCCTAAATGTAAGAAGCGGACCTGGTACAAACTTTCCAAAAGTTTCGGCACTTACAAAAAATCAGGAGGTTTTTATTGTTGAAGAAAGTAATGGCTGGTGTAAAATAAGTAGTGATAATAAATGGGTAAAGAAGGAATTTTTAAATTAA